A stretch of the Papaver somniferum cultivar HN1 chromosome 6, ASM357369v1, whole genome shotgun sequence genome encodes the following:
- the LOC113286690 gene encoding purine permease 3-like → MENESTMKRVVLNNDSSHEQHHQQEKETKKKKLVLLIVNCILLSVGQVGGPMMLRLYYLHGGQRKWLSSWLQTSAFPILLIPLMVSWFKSKSKFHSQSQSTNIDHVNPGFLLTRKLFIWSVIVGIITGLDSFLFAVGYSYLPVSVASLLLATQLAFTAVFALVLVKQKFTPYSINSVVLLTLGAVILAFHTSSDKPIGVSKAQYFLGFFMTLGGAALLGFMLPLIEFVYANACKVITYDLVMQMQFLVSLFATVFSTIGMIINKDFQAISREANEYGLGETKYYMVLVFTSILIQLSIVGYLGVIFYATSLFTGILVTLLIPIQQIFAIIFFHEKFSAEKGMSLALSVWGFASYFYGEYRQTKKKKNLDKVPISHKKIPSEV, encoded by the exons ATGGAAAACGAGAGCACCATGAAAAGAGTGGTACTAAACAACGACAGCAGTCATGAACAACACCATCAACaagagaaagaaacaaagaagaagaaactagTGCTGCTGATAGTGAATTGCATACTCTTATCAGTAGGGCAAGTAGGAGGTCCAATGATGCTAAGGCTTTACTACTTACATGGTGGTCAGAGAAAATGGTTGTCAAGCTGGCTGCAAACTTCAGCTTTTCCGATTCTTCTAATTCCTCTCATGGTTTCATGGtttaaatccaaatccaaatttcattcacaatctcaatcaacaaataTTGATCATGTAAACCCAGGGTTTCTTCTCACACGTAAACTCTTCATTTGGAGTGTTATTGTGGGGATTATTACTGGTTTAGATAGTTTTCTGTTTGCTGTTGGTTACAGTTATCTACCTGTTTCAGTAGCATCACTACTACTGGCTACTCAACTTGCTTTTACTGCTGTGTTTGCTTTGGTTCTTGTTAAGCAGAAGTTTACGCCGTATTCCATAAATTCGGTCGTGTTGTTAACTCTTGGTGCTGTTATTTTGGCTTTTCATACTAGTAGTGATAAACCTATTGGTGTTTCAAAGGCTCAATACTTCTTGGGTTTCTTTATGACTCTTGGTGGTGCTGCGCTTCTTGGATTTATGCTGCCTCTAATCGAGTTTGTCTATGCAAATGCTTGCAAAGTTATAACTTACGATTTGGTGATGCAAATGcagtttttagtttctttgttCGCTACGGTTTTTAGCACAATTGGCATGATAATCAATAAGGATTTTCag GCTATAAGCAGAGAAGCGAACGAGTATGGACTTGGAGAAACAAAGTATTACATGGTGTTAGTATTTACAAGCATTCTGATACAATTATCCATAGTAGGATATCTGGGTGTAATATTTTACGCAACATCTCTATTCACCGGAATTCTTGTTACACTTCTCATTCCAATTCAACAAATTTTCGCAATTATTTTCTTCCATGAGAAATTCAGTGCTGAAAAGGGAATGTCATTAGCTTTGTCTGTATGGGGTTTTGCTTCTTATTTTTATGGCGAATATAgacaaacaaagaagaagaagaatctggaTAAGGTACCTATTAGCCACAAAAAAATCCCTAGTGAAGTTTAA
- the LOC113290324 gene encoding purine permease 1-like, protein MDSIKRKYIMLFNSVLLAIGATGGPLLLRLYFVRGGKRIWLSSALGSAGWPILILPLSLSYIFKRGGGGENGRVKFFTITLPLIIFSAFIGLLLGLNDYLYSHGVSLLPVSTSTLIMSTHLAFTAGFAFVLVKQKFTPYSTNAVVLLTVGAVLLGLHSNGDKPINQSNRDYYFGFFLTVGASVISGLLFP, encoded by the coding sequence ATGgactctatcaagagaaaatatattatGTTGTTCAATTCCGTTTTGTTAGCAATTGGTGCCACTGGCGGTCCACTTCTTCTCCGTCTCTACTTCGTCCGCGGTGGTAAAAGAATATGGCTTTCGAGTGCGCTAGGAAGTGCAGGTTGGCCGATTTTAATCCTCCCTCTTTCACTTTCCTACATCTTCAAACGCGGCGGTGGTGGCGAAAATGGCAGAGTCAAATTTTTCACAATCACACTACCTTTGATCATATTTAGCGCTTTTATCGGTTTACTATTGGGGTTGAACGATTATTTATACAGTCATGGGGTTTCGCTTCTCCCGGTATCGACATCTACATTGATTATGTCTACTCATTTGGCTTTTACGGCTGGTTTTGCGTTTGTTCTTGTGAAACAGAAATTCACTCCGTATTCGACAAATGCAGTTGTGTTATTAACAGTTGGAGCTGTACTTCTTGGTCTTCATTCGAATGGTGATAAACCCATAAATCAGTCGAACAGGGATTACTATTTCGGTTTCTTTCTCACGGTTGGAGCTTCTGTGATCAGCGGATTGCTATTCCCATAG
- the LOC113285341 gene encoding purine permease 3-like, giving the protein MYIKAKQALTYGLVIEMQIVTAVVASLFCVVGMITNNDFKAIPRESKEYELGEVKYYLVLEAIAIMWQIYFVGTAGVIFCSTSLLAGIITAVILPVTEILSVVFYHESFKSEKGIALFLSFWGLISYLYGDYRENMKLKKAQKQSLALERDENLPPLTNLQ; this is encoded by the exons ATGTATATTAAAGCTAAGCAAGCTTTAACTTACGGTTTAGTGATAGAAATGCAGATTGTGACGGCTGTGGTTGCTTCTCTCTTTTGCGTTGTTGGGATGATTACCAACAACGACTTCAAG GCAATTCCAAGAGAAAGTAAAGAGTACGAGCTCGGGGAGGTCAAGTATTACCTAGTGCTGGAAGCTATTGCTATTATGTGGCAGATTTACTTCGTCGGAACAGCAGGAGTTATCTTCTGTTCAACTTCTTTGCTTGCTGGTATTATCACTGCCGTAATTCTACCGGTTACGGAGATCCTATCTGTCGTGTTCTACCATGAGAGTTTCAAATCGGAAAAGGGTATTGCCTTATTCCTCTCATTTTGGGGTCTCATCTCTTACTTGTATGGTGACTATAgagaaaacatgaaattgaagaagGCGCAGAAGCAAAGTTTGGCATTAGAGCGAGACGAAAACCTCCCTCCTCTAACCAACTTGCAGTAA